DNA from Lentibacillus amyloliquefaciens:
CAGAGGCTAAATCCGCAACGTCCGTTGCAACGCCTCCCGAGACCTGCGTCATGCAGGCCCAAACGAAGCGATGTTTTAGCGGAGGAAATATACGGAGACTTCTGCGGGATGAGAGGCATAGGTGAGACCCCGTAGGGCGCCAGCCCGAGGAGGCTCACCAACCGCCCGCGAAAAGCGAAGTATATTTCCGGAGCGGGTAATTTGCACTCCCCCCTTACTTCGTTAGTTCGGATTTTCTTCAACGAAAACTCTTTTGTCCCCCCTCCTTACATGTGGGATAAACAACAGGAGGTTATACGCATGGCAATGCCTATTACATCAATCACGCTAAGACGACTTAATATGAACTTGAAAAACCCTTTCACCACCAGCTTTGGAACGATGCAGGATAAAGACTTTTTCATTACCGAAGCAGCTGATGACCGCGGCAACAGAGGGTTTGGCGAATCAGTAGCCTTCACCAGCCCGTGGTACACGGAAGAAACGGTTGAAACAAACAAACATATGATCAACGATTTCTTAATCAAATTGCTCCAGGATAATGAAATCCGCCACCCCAGCGAAGTCCGGGAACTGTTCAAACCGATCAAACGCAATAATATGGCAAAAGCAGCCGTGGAAGGCGCTATTTGGGATCTCTATGCCAAACAGCATGGTATTACCCTTGCCAGAGCGCTCGGCGGCACGAAACAGAAGATTGAAGTTGGTATCAGTCTCGGTATCCAGCCAACAGTGAATGATTTGCTGGAAAAAGTCGGCCATCATATTAAGCAGGGCTATAAACGGATTAAAATCAAAATAAAGCCAGGCTGGGATTATGATGTGCTCAAGGAAGTAAGGAATCAATTCCCGAATACGCCGATCATGGCAGATGCCAACTCCGCTTACACACTGGATGATATCGATCAGCTAAGAAAACTTGACGAACTCAATTTAATGATGATTGAACAGCCGCTCGCCCATGATGATATCGTTGATCATGCTAAATTACAGGCTGCCATCCAAACGCCTGTCTGCCTCGATGAAAGCATTCATTCAGCTGAAGATGCACGCAAAGCCATTGAATTAAAAAGCTGCCGGATTATTAATGTAAAGATAGGACGCGTCGGCGGCTTGGCTGAAGCAAAAGAAATTCATGATTTGTGTCGTAAAAATAGGATTGATGTATGGTGCGGCGGCATGCTGGAAGCCGGTGTCGGCCGGGCACATAACATCGCCCTTGCCACCCTGCCGCAGTTCACACTCCCCGGAGATACTGCCGGGTCATCACTGTATTGGAAAAAAGACATTATCAAACCGGAAGTCACTGTGAACGACGGTGTCATTACCGTATCTAACAAACCAGGCATCGGCTACGACATTGATGAACAAGCTTTGAAAGCTTTTACTGCAGAAAAAGAAGTTTTTGACATTTGAACATGGAAAATTCTCTGGAATCTTCTTGCCAGGCCGATGAAGAATTGAGCATATCCTGCCTGCCCCCTTTATCCCTCAGGTTCAGGATTGTTTTATATGTGGGCAGAGGGGATTATTCTGCAGGCTGACTACGAATGCGCCGATCCATAATTACCCAAGTGACTGTAAACAATATCGTTAATAATATTACAATGGTATACAGTCCGATTTCGGGGATCATGACGCCAACCATCACTCCCATTAATCCACCCATTGTTCCTGCTACGATCCCATCTAACAGGGGAATTGCATCCCGGAATGGTAAACTAATAACACCACTGACAAAAACGCCAGTCAGAAGACCTGCAATATAGGCTGCACTTACATGGTGACTCATGATAGCCCCAATGACCATACAAATCGTCATTGTTGAAATCATTCCTAAAGACATTGGCAGTGAATGAACAATCGTACTATGTTGTTCACTGAGTTGATGCAAGTGACCTCGTTGCTTCCATAGTGTAAAAACAATATGGCAGACGAGCAACGCACAAATAAATAAGATAACAACAGCAAAAACCCATGATACATCTGAGACGTGCATGTGATTCATTTCACTTCCCAATTGCGCTCTTCTCCTTTCGAGCAATGTCGAGGGTCACTAAGGTTCTTTCTGCCCCTTTAAATATATATTTCTGCGAATGAACGATATTCCTTTTGTATTGAAACCCTATCCTATTGTTTTTGTAGGTAATGCTTATTTTGATGAGAAGTGGCAACTGGATCTTGAATGACCTTTAAAAATTGTAAAGTACTTTGAACTCCCAATTGAAGAAGTATTTACATTGGAAGAGGAGGGTAGGAAAAATCTCTAAGTAGCGTGTTCAGTAATCGAGAACGTTTGTTTAGTAAATATAAAGAAGATCATCTATGTTAGTCAAAACAGTATGGATGATCTTTTATTTTTGCTCATGCAAACTAAATATCAAAACTACGAAAAAAGTTCATTGCACTTCCCTTCCATCTTTCCTGACGCATTTTTGCTTTAATTTTAATAAAGGCATCGTAAATCATAATGAACTCAAGCTTTACAATTTTAATAAACAATGTTATATTTATTTTGTTTAATACATTAAGAAGATATTTAATAAAATTAATATTAAATGTCACAGTTGGAGTGACAAAAGATGTTCATCCACAAGTAATGGGTTAAGAACATTCGATTAAGATTCGTGAAGGGTCTATTCCTATCACTCAAAAAATGATCGCAACGAAGAAGCTTTGAATGAATGTTTTCGAGTCATTTTGCACACTGTGTTCCATTTACAACTTTAAGGAGGTTTTACAGATGAATCAAACATACGACTATGTAATTGTTGGTGGCGGCAGTGCGGGTTCTATACTCGGCAACCGTCTAAGTCAAGATAAATCGAGCAGTGTTCTAGTTCTGGAAGCGGGGCGCAGTGATTATCCATGGGATCTGTTTATTCAAATGCCGGCAGCTTTGATGTTCCCGTCAGGCAATCGTTTCTATGATTGGATCTACTCTACTGATTCTGAGCCTTATATGAATGGCCGTCATGTCGCGCATGCCAGGGGGAAAGTACTCGGAGGCTCGAGTTCCATCAACGGTATGATTTACCAGCGCGGCAACCCGAAGGACTATGAACGGTGGGGGTCTGACCCCGGTATGGAAACTTGGGACTTTGCCCATTGCCTGCCGTATTTTAAACGACTGGAAACAGCCTTTGGAGCCGATTCATCTGATGAGTACCGCGGCCATCATGGTCCAGTTAAATTGAAGCGCGGTCCCGCAAAGAATCCATTATTTCAAGCCTTTTTTGATGCAGCGGTAGAGGCTGGTTACTCAAGGACACCTGATGTAAATGGTTTTCGCCAGGAAGGGTTCGGTCCATTCGACAGTCATGTGCATAACGGAAGACGCGTGTCTGCTTCCGGGGCCTATTTGCGCCCTGTTATGCGACGCAAAAACCTTACAGTAGAGACGCGTGCTTTTGTTACCAATATCAATTTTGATGGTACGCGGGCCAACGGCGTGACATACCAAAAAAATGGCAAAACATATCATGTTAATGCGGGCGAAGTGATCCTTTCCGGTGGTGCATTTAACACGCCGCAGCTGCTTCAATTATCCGGTGTAGGAGAAGCTGAGCATTTACGCTCACTTGGCATTAACCCGGTCGTTGACTTGCCGGGTGTGGGTGAAAACCTTGAAGATCATCTTGAAGTGTATATTCAGCATGCTTGTCCGCAGCCCGTTTCGGAACTACCCAGCTTAAATAAAGCAAAAATGCCTTGGATCGGCCTCCAATGGTTACTTGGACGTACCGGCCCGGCAGCGTCGAATCATTTTGAAGGCGGCGGTTTCGTCCGTTCGAATGAAGATGTTGATTACCCGAATCTGATGTTCCATTTCCTTCCGCTTGCAGTTCGATATGACGGGCAAAAAGCAGATACGGATCATGGATTCCAGGTACATGTTGGACCGATGTACTCCAACTCCCGGGGAAGCCTGAAGATACGTTCGCGTGATCCTTTTCAGCATCCAAGTATCTTATTTAACTATCTATCTACCGAAGAGGATCGGCGTGAGTGGCTCGAAGCAATACGCGTTTCGCGGAAAATCCTCTCCCAGCCGGCGTTAGCGCCTTACAATTCAGGTGAAATTTCCCCCGGTCCTTCTGTCCAAACAGATGAGGAAATTCTGGGGTGGGTAGCGAATGACGCTGAAACAGCACTCCATCCATCCTGCACGGCCAAAATGGGACCTGCTTCGGATCCGATGGCTGTCGTAGATCCGCTCACCATGAAAGTTCATGGCTTGGACAACGTACGGGTAGTGGATGCATCTGCTATGCCGCATACGACGAATGGAAATATCCATGCACCGGTGTTGATGTTGGCAGAAAAAGCAGCCGACATCATCCGTGGACAAAAACCAATGAAGCCTGAGTATATGGATTATTACCGTCATGGCGTACATCCTAAAGACGCAGGTACCGCAAGTGAGACAAGTTAATAGAAGCTTGTTTCGCGGGCGGAAAAGAAAATAAGCGTGTAGAATTACCCAACAAAAAATGGCCCCGATCATCAGAATCGACGAACGGGGCCATTTTTCATGTTATTTTTATTAGTGATGTTTTAGCTTTTCTATATTCCTGTTAAAATGAACCTCGTTCAATCACACCGGTCAGAAACTCCAAATTAGGATAGTCCGCTTCTTTCAATTGCTTTTTAACCTTCTCGACATCATATTGAACCCTTTGGATACCTACATTAAATTGGTCTCCATCTCCTTCTGCCATCAAATAAGAGGCTTGATTTAAGCCATCAAAAGGCAGTCCGACACTTCCCAAGTTCGCAACACACTTCCCATTAATATAACGTACATATGGCAGATGAATATGTCCATATAAAAAAATACTTGCTGTCTGTTCACGCATTAATTTTTCTTCCAATGATTTATTTGAATCTGTCGGCTGAACAACTTCAAACAGACTTTCGGGTGTTGCATGAAAACCATGGATATTAATCTTTTCTGTTAATTCAATGGTTACTTGTGAAGGCAAACTTCCCAAATAATCCAGGTCATCTTCAGTTAAATGGCTGGTCGTCCATTGCTGTTCTTTTCTCATAATGTCCAAAGCCTGATCCGGAACTTCGCCTTCTTTAATTCCCCGATAAACCCAGTCATCCGCATTTCCTCTGATGACCTCCGTGTTCAATTTCCTCACCATATCAAGGGACCTTTTCGGTTCAGGACCGCGATAACAAATATCACCCAGAACAACAATCTTATCTGCTTTTTTTCTTTTAATATCCTCTAACACCGATTCCAGAGCAGTCGCATTTCCATGAATGTCCGAGATAAAAGCAATTTTCACGATAAAACACCGCCTTTCATTAAAAATACCCCGTTCCTCTATATATCGTAACAGAAAAAAGGATTGATATTAAAAAAAGCTGATAGAGTGGGACAGCAACATACAGTCCTCCCCGGATTTCGCGTGGTCCGGCTCCTCACCTATATGTGATACAAGAAATCATCCCACCTTTCTTCCGATATCAGAAAAAAGGTGGGATGATAATTTAAACTTCGCTGCAAATATTTTTAATTAAAATTGCTCGCTTAGATTCGTAACAATCTGCTTCTTGCGGGAGACAACACCTTTCAAGAGCGCACGATTGTGCTCATCCAGCTTAACATCGAATGCTTTTTCAACATTGCCTTTTGCTTGGCCCAATGCCAGAGCATCCGAGTCATTTTCTAAAATATCAGTCGCAACAAACAAGAATAACTCCAGGTTGTTGTCATTGATAAGCTTTTCAATTTCTTTTTCGATTGCATCCTGTGACGCATAAATCTGGTTCGTATCCACTGCATTGACTTGTGCAACCTGAACTTTGGAATCACCCATCGTAAATTCTTTTGCATCCATTGTTACCAAATCAAGTGCTGTTTTATCACTTAAGTCAGCACCGGCTTTAAGCATCTCAAGGCCATAGGTATCAAGGTCGACACCGGCAATTTCAGCAAGCTCATAAGCCGCTTCTCTATCTTCTGCTGTGCATGTCGGGGATTTTAACAGCAATGAATCGGAAATGATTGCCGACAGCATCAATCCGGCATTTTCTTTGGAAACAATCACTTCATTTTCTTTAAAGATTTTATTTAAAATGGTAGCTGTGCATCCGACAGGCTCCGCCCGGAAATAAAGCGGTTCTTTTGTTTCAAAGTTGGACACTTTATGATGGTCGATAACTTCTGAAATCCGCACATCGTTTATATTATCAACACTTTGCTGGAATTCATTATGGTCGACTAAAATAACATTATCGACATCCTCATCAACTTTTTCAATATATTCCGGTGCTGTTACGCCAAAGTAATCAAGCGCAAATTGCGTCTCCGAACTAATGTCACCGAGTCTTGCCGGCTTTGCTTCCTCACCAAGTGCATTTTTAAGATCTGCATATACCAATGCAGAGCATATTGTATCGGTATCAGGGCTTTTATGGCCAAAAATTAACGTGTTATTCATCTCCATTGCTCCTTTTGTTCAATTATCTTTACTCCAACTTATAGATTATCATAAAAATATGTCGAATGAACACTAATTTGTTGTCTCTAATGTTTCAGTGACATGCCAAATTTTATCATATGTATTGTAATCGTTCAGCCCGATGTCCAGATCATGAAACATACGATGCAGCGAGCGCACATCATTTGGCTCTTCTCTATCTGTAACAGCATTTGCCAATGTCTGAATCTCTTCCAAATCTTGTTTCAATGTTTCGTCTTCCACAGCTGACAATTGGTCATCAAGCGTGTCAAGAATGGTGTTTGCCTTTTCCCGCTGATTCTCCCAATCAAGTGATGACATACCGCCATAACCGGTTGTTTCATTATAAAAATCATGTGTGTCCGAAATAAATTGACCAATCGCCTGATTTTCTTTCCCGACCGTCTCACGGACTTCCTCCACTTTCTGAACCGTTTCTTCTGACATATCCTCTGAATCAGTGCCGCTATTGTCACTGTCACTGAATAAAGCCACAGGGCCCAAATTAAATAGATTCATAAAAAATAATGCCGAGACCACAAGAACAACCGTTACAGTTGTCAGCAACGTCCATCCGAACCAACCCATCTTTAAAAACTTTCGCTTAGCCAAAAAGACACCCCTCACATCAAATCGAATCCAATTTTATATTAACATGAAGCCGGTTTAAGCATCCGCGTTCAGCCCTGCTCGTTATACCATTTAATGATCGATTGTCTCACTTTTGCGTCACTTGTTTCTTCTATACCGAACCCGCCCGTATAAACAACCCTTACATAATACCCATTATCACTTTTGAACCTGACCAAACAGTAGTCTTCTTGAGGCGCAGGAACAACCTCAACAATGGTTTCATTTGGATAATGTTCATAAATCTTCGTTCTGTCTGCTTCATCTAATGTCCATTCCGGCCGCGGATTTTTAATCGATGGCTCTTGCCTTGTATCAGGTGTTTTATTTAATGGCTGCATTTTTTTATGAATATTATGCAGCAGACGAATATTTTCAGCAAATCCGATAAACAGCATGCCGCTCACAAAGCCGCCCAGCATCCAGGCAAAAAACACCGGCCAGCTGACCCCATAAGTTATTATGTTTGCCGTAATCAAGCCAATGATCACACCGGCTGCTATCTGTGCAACACCGATGACAAACAATACTTTGGCTATCATGTTTTCATTCATTTCAAATGACCTCCCTGTTGAATATTTTAAATGATTCCGGAACATCTTGCGAGTGAACCGGTGCATAACTTGCTGGACACATCTAATTCGTTCGGACATTGACGCCTGCTTGTTTTTTTATCAGCGGGGCAAACACGTCACGCTTTATTTTTCACTGATTTTTTCTTATAGTTGAACAGAATCGGACATTTAGGGACATAACCGCCGTTCCTTGTCGGGTTACTGTCCATTACATGCGGGATAGAGATAATGAGAAAGGGTTTTTGTAATGAATCGATTTATTG
Protein-coding regions in this window:
- the menC gene encoding o-succinylbenzoate synthase translates to MPITSITLRRLNMNLKNPFTTSFGTMQDKDFFITEAADDRGNRGFGESVAFTSPWYTEETVETNKHMINDFLIKLLQDNEIRHPSEVRELFKPIKRNNMAKAAVEGAIWDLYAKQHGITLARALGGTKQKIEVGISLGIQPTVNDLLEKVGHHIKQGYKRIKIKIKPGWDYDVLKEVRNQFPNTPIMADANSAYTLDDIDQLRKLDELNLMMIEQPLAHDDIVDHAKLQAAIQTPVCLDESIHSAEDARKAIELKSCRIINVKIGRVGGLAEAKEIHDLCRKNRIDVWCGGMLEAGVGRAHNIALATLPQFTLPGDTAGSSLYWKKDIIKPEVTVNDGVITVSNKPGIGYDIDEQALKAFTAEKEVFDI
- the betA gene encoding choline dehydrogenase; protein product: MNQTYDYVIVGGGSAGSILGNRLSQDKSSSVLVLEAGRSDYPWDLFIQMPAALMFPSGNRFYDWIYSTDSEPYMNGRHVAHARGKVLGGSSSINGMIYQRGNPKDYERWGSDPGMETWDFAHCLPYFKRLETAFGADSSDEYRGHHGPVKLKRGPAKNPLFQAFFDAAVEAGYSRTPDVNGFRQEGFGPFDSHVHNGRRVSASGAYLRPVMRRKNLTVETRAFVTNINFDGTRANGVTYQKNGKTYHVNAGEVILSGGAFNTPQLLQLSGVGEAEHLRSLGINPVVDLPGVGENLEDHLEVYIQHACPQPVSELPSLNKAKMPWIGLQWLLGRTGPAASNHFEGGGFVRSNEDVDYPNLMFHFLPLAVRYDGQKADTDHGFQVHVGPMYSNSRGSLKIRSRDPFQHPSILFNYLSTEEDRREWLEAIRVSRKILSQPALAPYNSGEISPGPSVQTDEEILGWVANDAETALHPSCTAKMGPASDPMAVVDPLTMKVHGLDNVRVVDASAMPHTTNGNIHAPVLMLAEKAADIIRGQKPMKPEYMDYYRHGVHPKDAGTASETS
- a CDS encoding metallophosphoesterase family protein, which produces MKIAFISDIHGNATALESVLEDIKRKKADKIVVLGDICYRGPEPKRSLDMVRKLNTEVIRGNADDWVYRGIKEGEVPDQALDIMRKEQQWTTSHLTEDDLDYLGSLPSQVTIELTEKINIHGFHATPESLFEVVQPTDSNKSLEEKLMREQTASIFLYGHIHLPYVRYINGKCVANLGSVGLPFDGLNQASYLMAEGDGDQFNVGIQRVQYDVEKVKKQLKEADYPNLEFLTGVIERGSF
- a CDS encoding manganese-dependent inorganic pyrophosphatase produces the protein MNNTLIFGHKSPDTDTICSALVYADLKNALGEEAKPARLGDISSETQFALDYFGVTAPEYIEKVDEDVDNVILVDHNEFQQSVDNINDVRISEVIDHHKVSNFETKEPLYFRAEPVGCTATILNKIFKENEVIVSKENAGLMLSAIISDSLLLKSPTCTAEDREAAYELAEIAGVDLDTYGLEMLKAGADLSDKTALDLVTMDAKEFTMGDSKVQVAQVNAVDTNQIYASQDAIEKEIEKLINDNNLELFLFVATDILENDSDALALGQAKGNVEKAFDVKLDEHNRALLKGVVSRKKQIVTNLSEQF